The nucleotide window AACAATGTGGACTTGTATTTTACTTGTCTTGTGCAGTGTTGCAATCTGAGATGGATTTTTCTGAGTCCACAAAAGTTGTGTACAATAGGATCCAGAAGATAGAGCCTGAAAATGTGTCCAAGATTATCGGTTATCTTCTGTTGCAAGACCATGGCGAGCGTGACATGATCCGACTAGCTTTCAGCCCTGATAATTTGATCCAGTCTCTGATTAACAAAGCGAAAGCTGAGCTCGGGTTATGCAAACTGGCAGTGTCTCCTTCAATCTCACCTCAGATGAACCAAGGTCCTGTTTCCGACCTGCCTTTACAATTCACCCCATACAGTCCACGACCGGTTTCATCTCCCGTGACCATTGGGGCAGCAAATCCATATAGGGAACTGTCTGATGATCAGCAACCACTGCAAGCCGTAGAGTTTGCTTCATCAGGGTACTCAGATTCAGTGATTGAAAATTATCAACTCCAAAATCGAATGCAGTTTCTGCCTGAGTTTTCAAGCAATTACTGTTATCATGAACCTGCATTGAGTATGAGAACCACTCGAAGGTCTCCAAGCTTGCCTGAATTTCCTGTTAAGGTTTGCCATTACTTCAATAAGGGGTTCTGTAAGCATGGAAGCAACTGCCGGTACTTCCATGGGCATCCCATGCCAGAAAGCTTTTCTCAGTTTTTCAGCCAACACTCGAATGAGCTTTCAAATGATGATCACGTTGTCTCCCCTGGCTCCCTTGAAAAGCTAAAGATGGAAATAATTGAGCTTTTGAAATCTAGGAGAGGGTTCCCGATATCAATTGCCTCTTTGCCGATGACGTACTATGAGAAATATGGGAGGACTCTTCAAGCTGAGGGATACCTCACAGAGAGCCAGAGACATGGTAAAGCTGGCTACAGCCTGACCAAGCTTCTTGCTCGATTGAAGAACAGAATTCGCCTTATTGACAGGTAACTATTTGTTAATtgctaaagtttttttttacatcATTTTTTGCTTGCTAGAAGTGCTTGACTCGAGTGGTTCTGCAGGCCTCACGGACAGCACTCAGTTATATTGGCAGAAGATATCCCAAAATATTTAGAGTATACTGGTGAGAAAACTGAACCTGGTGGCAGTGTTGCTGGTTCTCGACAGATATATCTTACCTTTCCAGCCGAGAGTAATTTCACGGAGCAAGATGTTTCCAACTACTTCAAGTAAGGCGACCAAGAAATTCTCCCTTTCACTTTCTTAAGGAACTGTTCATTTGAATTCACTTATAGTTTGGATATTGGTGTACAAacatttgattgatttttaattttatctgTATTTTGTAGCAAATATGGGCTAGTTCAAGATGTACGCATCCCATGTCAACAAAAGAGGATGTTTGGTTTTGTCACCTTTGTTTATGCAGAGACGGTGAGGCAGATTTTGTCAAAAGGGAATCCTCATTTTGTATGCGGGGCTCGTGTGCTAGTGAAACCTTACAGGGAAAAGTCTAGGCTTGTTGACTGGTaaaacatttttatttgttCAAATTATCGTCTGTACTTCCAAACCAATGAACATCTCTGATCTTTATATCTACTCGTGGTTACAGTTACGTAAGTCTTGACGTTGTCGTGGTCTCCATTGAACTTAGCCTCtgattttattctttttttgcGTTATAGTGTGACTGATGCATTGTATTGTATAAGACTCTTCTTCATATGCAGCCTAGCTTCCTGCTCGCAAATATTTTGGAAGTGGTTATgttaatatctaaattatccGCTTATGTGTTCCATGTCGTCTCCTCTATGGTTTTCTGCTAGTATTTAAACTTTTGAAATTTATGTCATCGCACAGGAAGCATTCGGATACGATGCAGCATTCCATGTGCTACCATTCACATTTAATGGATGGAGATTCGGAGCTTCAAGCAAGTAAGCAAATTCTTCAAATAAATGCAAGAAGTATCTATTTTAATGAAATAACCCATTAACTAATATAATCGAGTTGGCGTTTACAACAGTGCCCAGAGTTTGCGATAGCGCAAGATTTCTAAGGAAGCAGTTCATAGAGGAAAATGAGCAAGCACTCGAACTTGAGAGAAGGCGTCTCTCGGAGATGAATTTAGCAGTTAAGCCGTTGTCCCATCATTTCTATCATGGCTACTCGATAGATGACTTCAAGCATCCAGAAGGTATGTCAAATGCAACTTCGCAGAGCTTATTTCTTGTTTCCTTTTGCACATTTTCgagctaatattttttttctttcttccattCGGCACTATAGCCCATGTAGAGCAAGCTGAGTTCCCATCCACCGAGGAATTTGACTATTTTCTGGATGTTTTGAATAATGGTTCCACCAGTGATGACAAAATCAGTCACATTAACACTAATTACAATGATCAAGATAGGTACACACACCGTTGCTCGTTCACATTGAACTCATTGTACTTTTACCAATTTCTTTTTCATCTCGATTATTTTCTGAACATTCTCTTTCCCGTTGATACTTGGTTTCATATACCATGCAGCAGtcaaggaattaaccttccagAGAGCCCATTCGCGACTCAAATGGCGAGTGGCATATCAACAGTTACATAGGGGATTCAAACAAACAGTAAATTATAGAGAGGTAGAGGACTGGATTCATAGACTAAGTCTAATTGGTTTCGATACAGCAGGAGAGACCTTCACCTTCTtctattttcatttcatttttaccTCAACTTCATTGGTCTGTCAGctaagtagagagagagagagagagtgagttcaTACCAACtgaagaagaagggagagacACAGTAGACAAGTTATGTTCTTCCCCAATGTTACACTGGGCGAAGGAGATTGCAAAGAAGAAAAGACAGAAAAGCTAATTTGTGACAGGTTTTTTaagctttttcttttttgttttagtaTAATCACAGAGGATGCAGCAAGGAAGAGGTGGGTTTTTAGAAGTGACTGAGATATAGGTTGGTttacttgaagaagaagaaagtagtAGTAAAGATATGCATGTATGCAGGGTAAAGAAGGAAAGGTGTAGAGATCTCTGCAGCAT belongs to Malus sylvestris chromosome 17, drMalSylv7.2, whole genome shotgun sequence and includes:
- the LOC126612437 gene encoding zinc finger CCCH domain-containing protein 18 isoform X3, whose protein sequence is MDFSESTKVVYNRIQKIEPENVSKIIGYLLLQDHGERDMIRLAFSPDNLIQSLINKAKAELGLCKLAVSPSISPQMNQGPVSDLPLQFTPYSPRPVSSPVTIGAANPYRELSDDQQPLQAVEFASSGYSDSVIENYQLQNRMQFLPEFSSNYCYHEPALSMRTTRRSPSLPEFPVKVCHYFNKGFCKHGSNCRYFHGHPMPESFSQFFSQHSNELSNDDHVVSPGSLEKLKMEIIELLKSRRGFPISIASLPMTYYEKYGRTLQAEGYLTESQRHGKAGYSLTKLLARLKNRIRLIDRPHGQHSVILAEDIPKYLEYTGEKTEPGGSVAGSRQIYLTFPAESNFTEQDVSNYFNKYGLVQDVRIPCQQKRMFGFVTFVYAETVRQILSKGNPHFVCGARVLVKPYREKSRLVDWKHSDTMQHSMCYHSHLMDGDSELQAMPRVCDSARFLRKQFIEENEQALELERRRLSEMNLAVKPLSHHFYHGYSIDDFKHPEAHVEQAEFPSTEEFDYLLDS
- the LOC126612437 gene encoding zinc finger CCCH domain-containing protein 18 isoform X1; the protein is MDFSESTKVVYNRIQKIEPENVSKIIGYLLLQDHGERDMIRLAFSPDNLIQSLINKAKAELGLCKLAVSPSISPQMNQGPVSDLPLQFTPYSPRPVSSPVTIGAANPYRELSDDQQPLQAVEFASSGYSDSVIENYQLQNRMQFLPEFSSNYCYHEPALSMRTTRRSPSLPEFPVKVCHYFNKGFCKHGSNCRYFHGHPMPESFSQFFSQHSNELSNDDHVVSPGSLEKLKMEIIELLKSRRGFPISIASLPMTYYEKYGRTLQAEGYLTESQRHGKAGYSLTKLLARLKNRIRLIDRPHGQHSVILAEDIPKYLEYTGEKTEPGGSVAGSRQIYLTFPAESNFTEQDVSNYFNKYGLVQDVRIPCQQKRMFGFVTFVYAETVRQILSKGNPHFVCGARVLVKPYREKSRLVDWKHSDTMQHSMCYHSHLMDGDSELQAMPRVCDSARFLRKQFIEENEQALELERRRLSEMNLAVKPLSHHFYHGYSIDDFKHPEAHVEQAEFPSTEEFDYFLDVLNNGSTSDDKISHINTNYNDQDSSQGINLPESPFATQMASGISTVT
- the LOC126612437 gene encoding zinc finger CCCH domain-containing protein 18 isoform X2; the protein is MDFSESTKVVYNRIQKIEPENVSKIIGYLLLQDHGERDMIRLAFSPDNLIQSLINKAKAELGLCKLAVSPSISPQMNQGPVSDLPLQFTPYSPRPVSSPVTIGAANPYRELSDDQQPLQAVEFASSGYSDSVIENYQLQNRMQFLPEFSSNYCYHEPALSMRTTRRSPSLPEFPVKVCHYFNKGFCKHGSNCRYFHGHPMPESFSQFFSQHSNELSNDDHVVSPGSLEKLKMEIIELLKSRRGFPISIASLPMTYYEKYGRTLQAEGYLTESQRHGKAGYSLTKLLARLKNRIRLIDRPHGQHSVILAEDIPKYLEYTGEKTEPGGSVAGSRQIYLTFPAESNFTEQDVSNYFNKYGLVQDVRIPCQQKRMFGFVTFVYAETVRQILSKGNPHFVCGARVLVKPYREKSRLVDWKHSDTMQHSMCYHSHLMDGDSELQAMPRVCDSARFLRKQFIEENEQALELERRRLSEMNLAVKPLSHHFYHGYSIDDFKHPEAHVEQAEFPSTEEFDYFLDVLNNGSTSDDKISHINTNYNDQDSQGINLPESPFATQMASGISTVT